The following are encoded together in the Zingiber officinale cultivar Zhangliang chromosome 8A, Zo_v1.1, whole genome shotgun sequence genome:
- the LOC122009046 gene encoding probable transcriptional regulator SLK2 isoform X2 produces MSDTLIPMSGNGCSSLGLTSGDMNHVPNSAANSSGPNIGANSLVTDANSALCGGQLQRCPSFSNEGYTRLPTSPISFSSNFSGSVIDGCSTVQQNPSLAQIQKQGLSGATSQLTQQDLGSLMNAQKKPRVDGRHEDALQRQLIQQLLQGHEPIQAQGQQNMQLQAILQQQRLLQQQQRQRQQQQIIQSFSHMQRGPMGNLQQQHLQSQALQLSIPVKQTIDNGICYRKLMQYLYHKRHRPHDNTILYWRKFVSEYFALQAKKRWCLSLYENMGNHALGIFAQLAIDAWQCDICGSKSGKGFEATFEVLPRLLQIKFDGGVIDENLFLDMPHECRLPSGIMVLKFEKAVEETVYEHVHIIHEGQLRILFTPELKILLWEFCSRRHEEFLSRRLLAPQVNQLLQVAQKYQATIAGNNSSVVSHQDLQASCNMLAATGRQLVKTLDLQAVNDLGFSKRYFRCLQIAEVVSSMKDLIDYSLEQKIGAIESLKNYPRQAAVEIKKVKLEGQLSNHSLSGDPGSLDKDVKIPPGLNSYMNDNLSTSLFANSDHQGVHALNNYQNVLRNTMNMKQNVLQQEASSSLSKSLLQQEASSSLSKALLQQEATTSLSKSRNAHPMQFPGSGSSHPTDASNNNLPGQHQQQPPLDGCLPLQNNLNGPLVNQQMQQHVIHQMLQEMMNNSKETPQQSTAPRANTNLAAGDANGCDTMSMPTRIDTGSFRNALEMQNNATALRKDGTVAVPCRNDSFKSAATASIPSISGNSLNSRLELLENLDFAEVDQIAQEFIDGGMFDGDSW; encoded by the exons ATGTCAGACACTTTGATCCCCATGTCGGGGAATGGTTGTTCCAGTCTCGGACTTACCTCAGGCGACATGAACCATGTACCTAACAGCGCTGCGAACTCTTCGGGTCCGAACATCGGTGCGAATTCCCTTGTGACGGATGCCAACTCAGCTCTCTGTGGCGGTCAGTTGCAACGATGCCCCAGCTTTAGTAACGAAGGATACACACGGCTTCCTACCTCTCCCATTTCCTTCTCCTCCAACTTCTCAGGTTCAGTGATTGATGGTTGTTCAACTGTGCAGCAAAACCCTTCCCTAGCACAGATACAAAAGCAAGGGTTGTCAGGAGCAACATCTCAGCTAACGCAACAGGACCTTGGAAGTTTGATGAATGCCCAAAAGAAGCCTCGAGTTGATGGAAGGCATGAGGATGCTTTGCAGCGGCAGTTGATTCAACAGCTTTTACAGGGACACGAGCCCATTCAAGCACAAGGTCAGCAGAACATGCAACTGCAGGCCATTTTGCAACAGCAGAGATTATTGCAGCAGCAGCAACGGCAACGGCAGCAACAGCAGATAATCCAATCCTTCTCTCATATGCAAAGAGGCCCTATGGGAAACCTGCAGCAACAACATCTGCAGTCCCAGGCTCTTCAATTATCTATTCCTGTTAAACAGACAATTGATAATGGAATATGCTACCGTAAGCTTATGCAATACTTGTATCACAAACGACATCGGCCACAT GACAACACAATTTTATACTGGAGGAAGTTTGTATCCGAGTATTTTGCACTACAAGCCAAGAAAAGATGGTGTTTGTCCTTGTATGAAAATATGGGCAATCATGCTCTTGGTATTTTCGCACAGTTGGCTATT GATGCATGGCAATGTGACATCTGTGGTTCTAAATCTGGAAAGGGATTTG AGGCTACTTTTGAAGTACTTCCTCGACTTTTGCAAATTAAATTTGATGGTGGAGTTATTGATGAGAATTTGTTTCTTGATATGCCTCATGAGTGTCGATTACCTTCTGGAATTATGGTACTGAAGTTTGAAAAAGCTGTTGAAGAGACTGTTTATGAACATGTACATATTATTCATGAAGGACAACTTCGCATATTATTTACACCGGAACTGAAG ATATTATTATGGGAATTTTGTAGTCGACGACATGAAGAGTTTCTTTCACGTAGATTGCTAGCACCTCAG GTTAACCAATTATTGCAAGTTGCTCAAAAATATCAAGCAACGATAGCTGGAAATAATTCCTCTGTTGTTTCACATCAAGACTTGCAAGCCAGCTGCAACAT GCTTGCAGCAACAGGTCGTCAGTTAGTAAAAACTTTAGATTTACAAGCTGTGAATGATTTGGGATTCTCCAAAAGATATTTCAGATGTTTGCAG ATAGCTGAGGTTGTGAGCAGCATGAAAGATTTGATTGATTATAGTCTGGAGCAGAAGATTGGAGCAATAG AAAGCTTAAAGAACTACCCCAGGCAGGCAGCAGTTGAGATCAAAAAAGTAAAGTTGGAAGGACAACTCTCGAATCATAGTCTGTCTGGTGATCCAGGTAGTCTGGATAAGGATGTTAAAATTCCTCCGGGTTTAAACAGCTACATGAACGACAATCTATCAACTAGCCTGTTCGCTAACAGCGATCATCAGGGTGTTCATGCATTAAACAACTATCAGAATGTGCTGAGAAATACTATGAATATGAAGCAGAATGTGCTTCAGCAAGAGGCTTCTAGTTCCTTGAGCAAATCTCTACTTCAGCAAGAGGCTTCCAGCTCTTTAAGTAAAGCTCTGCTTCAACAAGAGGCTACTACTTCTTTAAGTAAGTCCAGAAATGCACACCCTATGCAATTTCCAGGATCTGGCTCATCACATCCGACAGATGCGTCTAACAATAACTTGCCTGGCCAGCATCAGCAACAGCCTCCATTGGACGGCTGCCTGCCACTACAAAACAATTTAAATGGCCCTCTGGTGAATCAGCAAATGCAGCAACATGTTATTCATCAAATGCTACAAGAGATGATGAATAACAGTAAGGAAACACCACAACAATCTACGGCTCCTCGTGCGAACACTAACCTGGCAGCTGGAGATGCCAATGGGTGTGACACTATGAGCATGCCCACCAGGATAGACACTGGATCTTTCAGAAATGCACTTGAGATGCAAAACAATGCCACAGCCCTTCGTAAAGATGGTACAGTTGCAGTTCCATGCAGGAATGACAGCTTCAAATCTGCTGCCACGGCTAGCATCCCCTCCATCAGCGGAAACAGTCTTAATTCGAGGCTCGAGTTGCTAGAGAACTTGGATTTCGCAGAAGTAGATCAGATTGCTCAAGAATTTATAGACGGTGGGATGTTTGATGGGGATTCTTGGTGA
- the LOC122009046 gene encoding probable transcriptional regulator SLK2 isoform X1, whose product MSDTLIPMSGNGCSSLGLTSGDMNHVPNSAANSSGPNIGANSLVTDANSALCGGQLQRCPSFSNEGYTRLPTSPISFSSNFSGSVIDGCSTVQQNPSLAQIQKQGLSGATSQLTQQDLGSLMNAQKKPRVDGRHEDALQRQLIQQLLQGHEPIQAQGQQNMQLQAILQQQRLLQQQQRQRQQQQIIQSFSHMQRGPMGNLQQQHLQSQALQLSIPVKQTIDNGICYRKLMQYLYHKRHRPHDNTILYWRKFVSEYFALQAKKRWCLSLYENMGNHALGIFAQLAIDAWQCDICGSKSGKGFEATFEVLPRLLQIKFDGGVIDENLFLDMPHECRLPSGIMVLKFEKAVEETVYEHVHIIHEGQLRILFTPELKILLWEFCSRRHEEFLSRRLLAPQVNQLLQVAQKYQATIAGNNSSVVSHQDLQASCNMLAATGRQLVKTLDLQAVNDLGFSKRYFRCLQIAEVVSSMKDLIDYSLEQKIGAIDFFTESLKNYPRQAAVEIKKVKLEGQLSNHSLSGDPGSLDKDVKIPPGLNSYMNDNLSTSLFANSDHQGVHALNNYQNVLRNTMNMKQNVLQQEASSSLSKSLLQQEASSSLSKALLQQEATTSLSKSRNAHPMQFPGSGSSHPTDASNNNLPGQHQQQPPLDGCLPLQNNLNGPLVNQQMQQHVIHQMLQEMMNNSKETPQQSTAPRANTNLAAGDANGCDTMSMPTRIDTGSFRNALEMQNNATALRKDGTVAVPCRNDSFKSAATASIPSISGNSLNSRLELLENLDFAEVDQIAQEFIDGGMFDGDSW is encoded by the exons ATGTCAGACACTTTGATCCCCATGTCGGGGAATGGTTGTTCCAGTCTCGGACTTACCTCAGGCGACATGAACCATGTACCTAACAGCGCTGCGAACTCTTCGGGTCCGAACATCGGTGCGAATTCCCTTGTGACGGATGCCAACTCAGCTCTCTGTGGCGGTCAGTTGCAACGATGCCCCAGCTTTAGTAACGAAGGATACACACGGCTTCCTACCTCTCCCATTTCCTTCTCCTCCAACTTCTCAGGTTCAGTGATTGATGGTTGTTCAACTGTGCAGCAAAACCCTTCCCTAGCACAGATACAAAAGCAAGGGTTGTCAGGAGCAACATCTCAGCTAACGCAACAGGACCTTGGAAGTTTGATGAATGCCCAAAAGAAGCCTCGAGTTGATGGAAGGCATGAGGATGCTTTGCAGCGGCAGTTGATTCAACAGCTTTTACAGGGACACGAGCCCATTCAAGCACAAGGTCAGCAGAACATGCAACTGCAGGCCATTTTGCAACAGCAGAGATTATTGCAGCAGCAGCAACGGCAACGGCAGCAACAGCAGATAATCCAATCCTTCTCTCATATGCAAAGAGGCCCTATGGGAAACCTGCAGCAACAACATCTGCAGTCCCAGGCTCTTCAATTATCTATTCCTGTTAAACAGACAATTGATAATGGAATATGCTACCGTAAGCTTATGCAATACTTGTATCACAAACGACATCGGCCACAT GACAACACAATTTTATACTGGAGGAAGTTTGTATCCGAGTATTTTGCACTACAAGCCAAGAAAAGATGGTGTTTGTCCTTGTATGAAAATATGGGCAATCATGCTCTTGGTATTTTCGCACAGTTGGCTATT GATGCATGGCAATGTGACATCTGTGGTTCTAAATCTGGAAAGGGATTTG AGGCTACTTTTGAAGTACTTCCTCGACTTTTGCAAATTAAATTTGATGGTGGAGTTATTGATGAGAATTTGTTTCTTGATATGCCTCATGAGTGTCGATTACCTTCTGGAATTATGGTACTGAAGTTTGAAAAAGCTGTTGAAGAGACTGTTTATGAACATGTACATATTATTCATGAAGGACAACTTCGCATATTATTTACACCGGAACTGAAG ATATTATTATGGGAATTTTGTAGTCGACGACATGAAGAGTTTCTTTCACGTAGATTGCTAGCACCTCAG GTTAACCAATTATTGCAAGTTGCTCAAAAATATCAAGCAACGATAGCTGGAAATAATTCCTCTGTTGTTTCACATCAAGACTTGCAAGCCAGCTGCAACAT GCTTGCAGCAACAGGTCGTCAGTTAGTAAAAACTTTAGATTTACAAGCTGTGAATGATTTGGGATTCTCCAAAAGATATTTCAGATGTTTGCAG ATAGCTGAGGTTGTGAGCAGCATGAAAGATTTGATTGATTATAGTCTGGAGCAGAAGATTGGAGCAATAG ATTTTTTTACAGAAAGCTTAAAGAACTACCCCAGGCAGGCAGCAGTTGAGATCAAAAAAGTAAAGTTGGAAGGACAACTCTCGAATCATAGTCTGTCTGGTGATCCAGGTAGTCTGGATAAGGATGTTAAAATTCCTCCGGGTTTAAACAGCTACATGAACGACAATCTATCAACTAGCCTGTTCGCTAACAGCGATCATCAGGGTGTTCATGCATTAAACAACTATCAGAATGTGCTGAGAAATACTATGAATATGAAGCAGAATGTGCTTCAGCAAGAGGCTTCTAGTTCCTTGAGCAAATCTCTACTTCAGCAAGAGGCTTCCAGCTCTTTAAGTAAAGCTCTGCTTCAACAAGAGGCTACTACTTCTTTAAGTAAGTCCAGAAATGCACACCCTATGCAATTTCCAGGATCTGGCTCATCACATCCGACAGATGCGTCTAACAATAACTTGCCTGGCCAGCATCAGCAACAGCCTCCATTGGACGGCTGCCTGCCACTACAAAACAATTTAAATGGCCCTCTGGTGAATCAGCAAATGCAGCAACATGTTATTCATCAAATGCTACAAGAGATGATGAATAACAGTAAGGAAACACCACAACAATCTACGGCTCCTCGTGCGAACACTAACCTGGCAGCTGGAGATGCCAATGGGTGTGACACTATGAGCATGCCCACCAGGATAGACACTGGATCTTTCAGAAATGCACTTGAGATGCAAAACAATGCCACAGCCCTTCGTAAAGATGGTACAGTTGCAGTTCCATGCAGGAATGACAGCTTCAAATCTGCTGCCACGGCTAGCATCCCCTCCATCAGCGGAAACAGTCTTAATTCGAGGCTCGAGTTGCTAGAGAACTTGGATTTCGCAGAAGTAGATCAGATTGCTCAAGAATTTATAGACGGTGGGATGTTTGATGGGGATTCTTGGTGA
- the LOC122009048 gene encoding plant UBX domain-containing protein 8-like isoform X1, with amino-acid sequence MARPSREAIDTFISITGATEAIALQKLEEHDGDLNSAINAHFGEIDRVVTNQVVSRNDDFVNIDDPRESEHPRSSLPLFPSRDMNRFSLLDPTFGHFPSLFDGRGVSGFPTHGPLVSHPREVRELPIEFKDDSREAGASGVGPTNKDVTRNETAHCQETRGIVIINDEDLDMDHADHGTNASGRTPFDNHIGPTISPVVDMDYNNDIEEEMIRAAIEASKREAERHGLQGHPKSPAQDDTDLARAVSLSLEAVEEERAFCEQYGENPSFMEVDNAGSAEAFDTRHGSGSAESGTSSQLKLERKSPLVLEEAEDVEEQPLVRHRSRQIAPVIAEPTDSGSPSHSALDPPWLDVDRPQLNGHAFERDEWGGISSQEHDEALMLEAAMFGGIPDERRFQFGYPTRQMPRPPSPTLMAQRLLREQQDDEYLASLQADREKELKAQQEAELRSLEEATAREAALQKKRHEEAETRRKQIEEEELERKLAAKESSLPQEPSSDDTNAVTLLVRMPDGSRRGRRFFKSDKLQFLYDYIDIGKVVKPGSYRLVILISHTLTFMLGHCI; translated from the exons ATGGCGAGGCCCTCGCGCGAAGCGATCGATACCTTCATCAGCATAACCGGCGCCACCGAGGCCATCGCGTTGCAGAAGCTCGAG GAACATGATGGGGATCTGAACAGTGCTATTAATGCACATTTTGGTGAAATAGACAGAGTTGT CACAAATCAAGTGGTCTCTCGTAATGACGATTTTGTGAACATAGATGATCCTCGTGAGAGTGAGCATCCAAGGTCCTCTCTTCCGTTGTTTCCGTCTCGAGATATGAACCGATTCTCTCTTCTTGATCCAACCTTTGGCCACTTTCCTAGCCTTTTTGATGGAAGAGGTGTTTCTGGTTTCCCTACACATGGTCCGCTGGTTTCACATCCAAGGGAAGTGAGGGAATTGCCCATTGAGTTCAAGGATGATTCTAGAGAAGCTGGAGCTTCTGGTGTGGGACCTACGAATAAAGACGTGACTAGAAACGAAACTGCACATTGTCAGGAGACTCGTGGCATTGTTATTATTAATGATGAAGATTTGGACATGGACCATGCTGATCATGGTACTAATGCTTCAGGGCGTACCCCTTTTGACAATCATATTGGACCAACCATTTCTCCAGTGGTTGATATGGACTATAACAATGATATAGAAGAAGAAATGATCAGAGCTGCTATTGAAGCCTCCAAGCGAGAAGCTGAACGACAT GGCTTGCAAGGTCACCCTAAGTCACCTGCACAAGATGATACTGATCTCGCACGAGCAGTTTCATTGTCTTTGGAG GCAGTAGAGGAAGAAAGAGCATTTTGTGAACAGTATGGGGAGAATCCATCTTTTATGGAAGTAGACAATGCTGGGTCTGCTGAAGCATTTGATACAAG GCATGGGTCTGGTTCAGCTGAAAGTGGAACTTCAAGTCAATTGAAATTAGAAAGAAAAAGTCCATTAGTCTTGGAAGAAGCTGAGGATGTGGAGGAGCAACCTTTAGTGAGACATCGTTCCAGACAAATTGCCCCTGTTATTGCTGAACCTACAGACTCTGGAAGTCCAAGCCATAGTGCTTTGGATCCTCCATGGCTTGATGTAGATCGCCCTCAGCTTAACGGCCATGCTTTTGAGAGAGATGAG tGGGGTGGAATTTCTTCTCAAGAGCATGATGAAGCTCTCATGCTGGAGGCTGCAATGTTTGGGGGTATTCCTGATGAAAGAAGGTTTCAGTTTGGATACCCGACTCGTCAAATGCCTCGTCCTCCTTCCCCTACACTTATGGCACAACGCTTGTTAAGAGAGCAACAG GATGATGAGTATCTTGCATCACTTCAAGCAGATAGAGAAAAAGAATTGAAAGCTCAGCAGGAGGCTGAGCTCCGTAGTTTAGAAGAGGCTACTGCCAGGGAAGCTGCTCTTCAAAAGAAGAGACATGAAGAGGCAGAAACTCGTAGGAAGCAAATTGAAGAAGAG GAACTTGAGAGGAAGCTTGCTGCTAAAGAATCATCTTTGCCACAAGAGCCTTCTTCAGATGACACAAATGCCGTGACACTTCTTGTGCGTATGCCTGATGGCAGTCGGCGAGGGCGCCGTTTTTTTAAATCTGACAAGCTTCAG TTCCTTTATGATTACATTGATATTGGGAAGGTGGTCAAGCCTGGCTCCTACAGATTGGTAATACTCATTTCTCATACTTTGACTTTTATGTTAGGACATTGCATATAG
- the LOC122009048 gene encoding plant UBX domain-containing protein 8-like isoform X2: protein MNRFSLLDPTFGHFPSLFDGRGVSGFPTHGPLVSHPREVRELPIEFKDDSREAGASGVGPTNKDVTRNETAHCQETRGIVIINDEDLDMDHADHGTNASGRTPFDNHIGPTISPVVDMDYNNDIEEEMIRAAIEASKREAERHGLQGHPKSPAQDDTDLARAVSLSLEAVEEERAFCEQYGENPSFMEVDNAGSAEAFDTRHGSGSAESGTSSQLKLERKSPLVLEEAEDVEEQPLVRHRSRQIAPVIAEPTDSGSPSHSALDPPWLDVDRPQLNGHAFERDEWGGISSQEHDEALMLEAAMFGGIPDERRFQFGYPTRQMPRPPSPTLMAQRLLREQQDDEYLASLQADREKELKAQQEAELRSLEEATAREAALQKKRHEEAETRRKQIEEEELERKLAAKESSLPQEPSSDDTNAVTLLVRMPDGSRRGRRFFKSDKLQFLYDYIDIGKVVKPGSYRLVILISHTLTFMLGHCI, encoded by the exons ATGAACCGATTCTCTCTTCTTGATCCAACCTTTGGCCACTTTCCTAGCCTTTTTGATGGAAGAGGTGTTTCTGGTTTCCCTACACATGGTCCGCTGGTTTCACATCCAAGGGAAGTGAGGGAATTGCCCATTGAGTTCAAGGATGATTCTAGAGAAGCTGGAGCTTCTGGTGTGGGACCTACGAATAAAGACGTGACTAGAAACGAAACTGCACATTGTCAGGAGACTCGTGGCATTGTTATTATTAATGATGAAGATTTGGACATGGACCATGCTGATCATGGTACTAATGCTTCAGGGCGTACCCCTTTTGACAATCATATTGGACCAACCATTTCTCCAGTGGTTGATATGGACTATAACAATGATATAGAAGAAGAAATGATCAGAGCTGCTATTGAAGCCTCCAAGCGAGAAGCTGAACGACAT GGCTTGCAAGGTCACCCTAAGTCACCTGCACAAGATGATACTGATCTCGCACGAGCAGTTTCATTGTCTTTGGAG GCAGTAGAGGAAGAAAGAGCATTTTGTGAACAGTATGGGGAGAATCCATCTTTTATGGAAGTAGACAATGCTGGGTCTGCTGAAGCATTTGATACAAG GCATGGGTCTGGTTCAGCTGAAAGTGGAACTTCAAGTCAATTGAAATTAGAAAGAAAAAGTCCATTAGTCTTGGAAGAAGCTGAGGATGTGGAGGAGCAACCTTTAGTGAGACATCGTTCCAGACAAATTGCCCCTGTTATTGCTGAACCTACAGACTCTGGAAGTCCAAGCCATAGTGCTTTGGATCCTCCATGGCTTGATGTAGATCGCCCTCAGCTTAACGGCCATGCTTTTGAGAGAGATGAG tGGGGTGGAATTTCTTCTCAAGAGCATGATGAAGCTCTCATGCTGGAGGCTGCAATGTTTGGGGGTATTCCTGATGAAAGAAGGTTTCAGTTTGGATACCCGACTCGTCAAATGCCTCGTCCTCCTTCCCCTACACTTATGGCACAACGCTTGTTAAGAGAGCAACAG GATGATGAGTATCTTGCATCACTTCAAGCAGATAGAGAAAAAGAATTGAAAGCTCAGCAGGAGGCTGAGCTCCGTAGTTTAGAAGAGGCTACTGCCAGGGAAGCTGCTCTTCAAAAGAAGAGACATGAAGAGGCAGAAACTCGTAGGAAGCAAATTGAAGAAGAG GAACTTGAGAGGAAGCTTGCTGCTAAAGAATCATCTTTGCCACAAGAGCCTTCTTCAGATGACACAAATGCCGTGACACTTCTTGTGCGTATGCCTGATGGCAGTCGGCGAGGGCGCCGTTTTTTTAAATCTGACAAGCTTCAG TTCCTTTATGATTACATTGATATTGGGAAGGTGGTCAAGCCTGGCTCCTACAGATTGGTAATACTCATTTCTCATACTTTGACTTTTATGTTAGGACATTGCATATAG